Proteins encoded within one genomic window of Salipaludibacillus agaradhaerens:
- a CDS encoding DUF421 domain-containing protein encodes MFDFWYGTTDLAIYGFLIRAAIVYIYVFILIKVLGQRSMTTMNPIDFLFGVVIGDVVGEPLADGEAPMAGPLSAAAFIGGVHLFLSYIALKLPRFRRVIEDEPIILIEQGKILTDELKKAKVTVESLLMDLRLNSSINLTEIDYAVLEANGQISVIKKSRYDTVTKNDMGQSATNKGYPTVLIQDGRYIHGNISKVATIEWVNTQIKNNGYEDVKDVFLMTMDGTGQMYFSGKGKN; translated from the coding sequence ATGTTTGACTTTTGGTATGGAACAACTGATTTAGCTATTTATGGCTTCCTTATCCGAGCTGCGATTGTCTATATTTATGTTTTTATATTAATTAAAGTACTGGGACAGCGTTCAATGACAACAATGAACCCGATTGATTTTCTTTTTGGCGTCGTGATTGGTGATGTTGTTGGGGAGCCACTTGCAGACGGAGAAGCACCGATGGCAGGCCCGCTATCTGCGGCAGCTTTTATTGGTGGCGTTCATTTATTTTTGTCTTACATTGCTCTTAAACTCCCTCGTTTTCGTCGAGTCATTGAAGATGAACCTATTATATTGATTGAGCAAGGAAAAATATTAACAGACGAACTGAAGAAAGCAAAGGTTACTGTAGAATCATTATTAATGGATTTACGGCTAAACAGCTCCATTAATTTAACGGAAATAGATTATGCTGTTCTTGAAGCAAATGGTCAAATTAGTGTTATCAAAAAATCCCGTTACGACACCGTAACGAAAAATGATATGGGGCAATCAGCTACTAATAAAGGTTATCCCACAGTCTTAATTCAGGATGGGCGTTATATACATGGCAATATTTCTAAAGTAGCGACGATTGAATGGGTTAATACCCAGATCAAAAATAATGGTTATGAAGATGTAAAGGATGTGTTTCTTATGACAATGGACGGCACAGGTCAAATGTACTTTAGTGGAAAAGGGAAAAATTAG
- a CDS encoding FbpB family small basic protein, protein MSRKMKLKFEELYIQNLQALLKDNKAVHEIEKRIDQRHMDRLSD, encoded by the coding sequence ATGAGTAGAAAAATGAAACTGAAATTTGAGGAATTGTATATCCAAAACTTACAAGCGTTACTTAAAGATAATAAAGCGGTTCATGAGATAGAAAAACGGATTGATCAGCGACATATGGATCGTCTAAGCGATTAG
- a CDS encoding DUF4176 domain-containing protein: MEKTLLPNGSIVLLKGGNKKLMVYGRKQLLVTEEDVEKENDDLTMYDYIGVPYPEGYVNPEHSYVFNHSDIDEIVFTGFVNEEEEEFQHILRQV, translated from the coding sequence ATGGAAAAAACACTTTTACCTAATGGTTCGATTGTACTTTTAAAAGGCGGTAATAAAAAATTAATGGTGTACGGAAGAAAACAGCTGCTTGTGACAGAAGAAGATGTGGAGAAAGAGAATGATGATTTAACGATGTATGATTATATTGGGGTACCTTATCCGGAAGGGTATGTGAATCCAGAGCATTCATATGTCTTTAACCATAGTGACATTGATGAAATTGTCTTTACTGGTTTTGTTAATGAAGAGGAAGAAGAATTTCAACACATTTTACGACAGGTTTAG
- a CDS encoding VanZ family protein: MKKNRFFFNPSLTKGLLTLLLIYMAGLFYVTLFAWNYGSSFGPVGPGGRNYNLDPFLSIYRISMYSESWLDPFRILIGNVLLFVPFGYLFPFLIDSIRKINSNISILLTVFFSMLLSIFIEVSQFLFTYRVANVDDVILNTLGGFIGVFVYKLSFRFIRIIK; the protein is encoded by the coding sequence TTGAAAAAAAATAGATTCTTTTTTAACCCCTCTTTAACAAAGGGATTGTTAACTCTGCTCCTTATTTACATGGCGGGCTTATTTTATGTCACGCTATTTGCCTGGAATTACGGCTCTTCGTTTGGCCCCGTTGGCCCTGGAGGACGAAATTATAATTTAGACCCTTTTTTGAGTATTTACCGTATTTCTATGTACAGTGAGAGCTGGCTTGACCCTTTTCGTATTTTAATTGGGAATGTTTTGTTATTTGTGCCATTTGGCTATCTATTTCCGTTTTTAATAGATAGTATTAGAAAAATAAATAGCAATATTTCTATTTTATTAACTGTTTTCTTTTCGATGCTTCTATCTATATTTATTGAAGTGAGCCAATTTCTATTTACTTATCGAGTAGCTAATGTGGACGACGTCATTTTAAATACATTAGGTGGATTTATTGGTGTATTCGTTTATAAACTAAGTTTTCGCTTTATTCGTATCATTAAGTAA
- the acnA gene encoding aconitate hydratase AcnA gives MSDNVLFNSKKTFDVNGKTYHYYDLTAIEEAGVGTVHNLPYSIKVLLESVLRQFDGRVIKEEHVENLAKWGTDQVKNIDVPFKPSRVILQDFTGVPAVVDLASLRKAMADMGGDPKEINPAIPVDLVVDHSVQVDEFGGANSLLRNMELEFERNEERYKFLNWAQKSLDNYRAVPPATGIVHQVNLEYLANVVQEGVTENGEKIAFPDSLVGTDSHTTMINGLGVLGWGVGGIEAEAGMLKQPSYFPVPEVIGVKLNGAMPEGATATDLALKVTQVLREKNVVGKFVEFFGTGLADMTLADRATISNMAPEYGATCGFFPVDDETLNYLRFTGRSEELVNLVEAYTKANGMFYTPGQDDPNFTSVVEVDLSAIEPNLSGPKRPQDLIPLSQMKEQWKEALTAPVGNQGFGLSPEEIAKEVKVVHPNGNTSTLKTGAVAIAAITSCTNTSNPHVMIGAGLLAKNAVEKGLNVPDYVKTSLAPGSKVVTGYLESAGLMPYLDKLGFNLVGYGCTTCIGNSGPLPEEIEKGIADSDLTVASVLSGNRNFEGRIHPLVKANYLASPPLVVAYALAGTVDIDLLNEPIGQDSSGNDVYFKDIWPSNDVIQKAMEEAVEPKLFKKEYERVFDDNEQWNQLETTDGDLYKWDPESTYIQNPPFFDEMSPEPEDVKELNGLRAVAKLGDSVTTDHISPAGAIAKNSPAGKFLMEKGLSPAQFNSYGSRRGNHEVMMRGTFANIRIKNQLAPGTEGGYTTYWPTGEVMAIYDACMKYKESDTGLIVLAGKDYGMGSSRDWAAKGTNLLGIKTVIAESFERIHRSNLVLMGVLPLQFKEGESAETLGLSGKETFDVKVTNDIQPRDHVTVVATDAETGKETTFDVIARFDSEVEIDYYRHGGILPMVLRNNLASVK, from the coding sequence ATGTCAGATAACGTGTTATTTAATTCAAAGAAAACCTTTGATGTAAATGGTAAAACTTATCACTACTATGATTTGACAGCTATTGAGGAGGCTGGAGTTGGAACCGTTCACAACCTCCCTTACTCCATTAAAGTTCTTCTTGAGTCTGTACTAAGACAATTTGACGGTCGGGTGATTAAAGAGGAACATGTCGAGAATTTAGCTAAATGGGGTACCGATCAAGTGAAAAATATTGACGTTCCATTTAAGCCATCACGTGTTATCCTTCAGGATTTCACTGGTGTTCCGGCAGTCGTTGACTTAGCTTCGTTGCGTAAAGCAATGGCTGACATGGGGGGAGACCCAAAAGAAATTAACCCGGCAATCCCTGTGGACCTCGTTGTAGACCATTCAGTACAAGTGGATGAATTTGGCGGAGCTAACTCGTTGCTTCGAAATATGGAATTAGAATTTGAACGAAACGAAGAACGTTATAAATTTTTAAATTGGGCACAGAAATCTCTTGATAATTATCGAGCAGTCCCACCAGCTACAGGAATTGTCCACCAAGTTAATTTAGAGTATTTAGCGAATGTGGTACAAGAAGGTGTGACGGAAAATGGTGAAAAAATAGCGTTTCCTGATTCATTAGTCGGGACGGATTCACATACGACGATGATTAACGGCCTGGGCGTTTTAGGCTGGGGTGTCGGTGGTATTGAAGCGGAAGCTGGTATGTTAAAGCAGCCTTCTTATTTTCCTGTGCCAGAAGTTATCGGTGTCAAACTTAATGGTGCCATGCCAGAAGGGGCAACTGCTACTGACCTAGCATTAAAAGTAACTCAAGTTTTACGAGAGAAAAATGTGGTAGGAAAGTTTGTTGAGTTTTTTGGAACAGGGTTAGCCGATATGACGTTAGCTGATCGTGCGACAATTTCTAATATGGCTCCTGAATATGGGGCTACATGTGGATTCTTCCCAGTGGATGATGAAACACTTAACTATTTGCGCTTTACAGGTCGAAGTGAGGAGCTAGTTAACCTTGTAGAAGCTTATACGAAGGCGAACGGTATGTTCTACACACCTGGTCAAGATGACCCTAATTTCACATCGGTCGTTGAAGTGGATTTATCAGCGATTGAGCCTAATTTATCAGGACCTAAACGCCCTCAAGACCTCATCCCATTATCACAAATGAAAGAACAATGGAAAGAGGCATTGACAGCTCCTGTTGGTAACCAAGGTTTCGGGCTTTCGCCAGAAGAGATAGCTAAAGAGGTGAAAGTTGTCCATCCGAACGGCAATACCTCTACATTAAAGACGGGGGCAGTAGCGATCGCCGCCATCACAAGCTGTACAAATACGTCGAACCCTCACGTTATGATAGGTGCAGGACTCCTAGCAAAGAATGCTGTGGAAAAAGGATTGAATGTGCCTGATTACGTTAAAACAAGTTTAGCGCCTGGTTCAAAAGTTGTTACGGGTTATTTAGAAAGCGCAGGTCTTATGCCATATTTAGATAAACTAGGATTTAATCTAGTGGGTTATGGTTGTACGACCTGTATTGGTAACAGTGGTCCCCTACCAGAAGAAATTGAAAAAGGGATCGCTGACTCAGACTTGACTGTAGCATCTGTTTTAAGTGGAAACAGGAACTTTGAGGGACGGATCCATCCATTAGTGAAAGCGAACTACTTAGCTTCACCACCACTAGTTGTGGCGTATGCATTAGCAGGTACGGTCGATATTGACTTGTTAAATGAACCAATCGGTCAAGATTCATCAGGAAATGATGTTTACTTTAAAGACATCTGGCCGTCAAATGATGTGATTCAGAAAGCAATGGAAGAAGCTGTTGAGCCAAAATTATTTAAAAAAGAATACGAACGCGTATTTGATGATAATGAACAGTGGAACCAGCTTGAAACGACAGATGGTGATCTGTATAAATGGGATCCTGAGTCCACTTATATTCAAAACCCACCATTCTTTGATGAGATGTCACCAGAACCAGAAGATGTTAAAGAGTTGAACGGACTTCGTGCTGTTGCGAAGCTGGGAGATTCAGTTACGACTGACCACATTTCGCCAGCTGGTGCTATCGCTAAAAATAGTCCAGCAGGGAAATTTTTAATGGAGAAAGGCTTAAGCCCAGCTCAATTCAATTCTTACGGATCGCGTCGTGGAAACCATGAAGTGATGATGAGAGGGACTTTCGCAAACATTCGTATTAAAAACCAACTAGCGCCAGGCACTGAGGGTGGTTATACGACGTACTGGCCTACAGGTGAAGTGATGGCGATATATGATGCTTGCATGAAGTATAAAGAATCAGACACGGGGCTCATTGTTTTAGCCGGTAAAGACTACGGAATGGGAAGCTCACGTGACTGGGCTGCTAAAGGCACGAACCTTCTTGGTATTAAAACGGTCATCGCAGAAAGCTTTGAAAGAATTCACCGCAGTAACCTCGTTCTTATGGGCGTTTTACCTCTTCAGTTCAAAGAGGGAGAAAGTGCCGAAACGTTAGGATTAAGCGGTAAAGAAACATTTGATGTTAAAGTGACGAATGATATTCAACCACGGGATCATGTCACAGTTGTAGCGACAGATGCTGAAACTGGAAAAGAGACCACTTTTGATGTTATTGCACGATTCGATAGTGAAGTGGAGATTGATTACTATCGTCACGGTGGTATTTTACCAATGGTATTGAGAAATAATCTTGCTAGTGTAAAATAA
- a CDS encoding acid-soluble spore protein N: MGKHRNPAHHFQPNHLGTQPRKSDSNKGKQMNTKGNEQPDYVPDKGK; the protein is encoded by the coding sequence ATGGGGAAACATCGCAATCCAGCTCATCATTTCCAGCCTAATCACTTAGGCACTCAACCACGCAAAAGTGACAGTAATAAAGGGAAACAAATGAACACAAAAGGTAATGAGCAACCAGATTATGTTCCAGATAAAGGGAAATGA
- a CDS encoding small acid-soluble spore protein P, translated as MEKNTYKSQRQANPKNNQDDSGQPAPLKGSHKTKKKNHVSQTNGEG; from the coding sequence ATGGAAAAAAACACGTATAAATCTCAACGACAAGCAAATCCAAAAAATAATCAAGATGATTCTGGTCAACCAGCCCCTTTAAAAGGCTCACACAAAACGAAAAAGAAAAATCATGTCTCACAAACAAACGGTGAAGGATAA